The proteins below come from a single Mustela nigripes isolate SB6536 chromosome 14, MUSNIG.SB6536, whole genome shotgun sequence genomic window:
- the TNFRSF25 gene encoding tumor necrosis factor receptor superfamily member 25 isoform X2, translating into MELRLGGYMAAVAAVLLLVLPGARGQHSTPGPPCDCAYNVQKRSGRFCCKGCPAGHYLKAPCPKPCGTATCLPCPRGTFLARENHHETRCTRCRACDEEVSQVAVTNCSTVADTHCGCEPGRFPECLVKPCKVGSPFRCHPCSDCRALHRHTRVPCSASDSDCGTCLPGFYEEGNSCAPCPTSTLGSCPEPCVTVCGWRQMFWVQVLLAGLVVPLLLGAMLTYTYHRCQPCKPGVANEAGTEALTPLQATHLSPRDSTHALLMPLGSSEKVHTVQLVGNGWSPGSPQTQEAPCPQVAWSWNTLTSGAPGSAAATLQPGPQLYDVMDAVPVRRWKEFVRTLGLREAEIEAVEVEVGRFRDQQYEMLKRWRQQQPAGLGAVYAALERMGLDGCAEELRSRLQRGP; encoded by the exons ATGGAGTTGCGGCTGGGGGGCTACATGGCAGCGGTGGCTGCG GTCCTACTCCTTGTGCTGCCGGGCGCCCGGGGCCAGCACAGCACTCCCGGTCCTCCGTGTGACTGTGCCTACAATGTCCAGAAGAGGAGCGGTCGGTTCTGTTGCAAGGGCTGTCCAGCAG GGCACTACCTGAAGGCCCCTTGCCCAAAGCCTTGCGGAACCGCCACCTGCCTTCCGTGCCCCCGGGGCACCTTCCTGGCCAGGGAGAACCACCATGAGACCCGCTGTACCCGCTGCCGGGCCTGTGATGAGGAGG TCTCCCAGGTGGCTGTGACGAACTGCTCAACGGTGGCGGACACCCACTGTGGCTGTGAGCCAGGCCGGTTCCCAGAGTGCTTGGTCAAGCCCTGCAAGGTCGGCTCGCCCTTCCGCTGCCACCCATGCTCAGACTGCAGGGCCCTGCACCGCCACACACGGGTGCCCT GTTCTGCCAGCGATTCGGACTGCGGGACCTGCCTGCCTGGCTTCTATGAAGAGGGCAACAGCTGCGCGCCCTGCCCCAC GAGCACCCTCGGGAGCTGTCCTGAGCCCTGCGTGACTGTTTGTGGCTGGAGGCAGA TGTTCTGGGTCCAGGTGCTCCTGGCTGGCCTGGTGGTCCCGCTCCTGCTTGGTGCTATGCTGACCTACACCTACCACCGCTGCCAGCCTTGCAAGCCCGGAGTTGCCA ATGAAGCTGGGACAGAGGCCCTGACTCCCCTACAG GCCACCCACCTCTCACCCAGGGACAGCACCCACGCCCTCCTAATGCCACTCGGCAGTAGTGAGAAGGTCCACACCGTCCAGCTGGTTGGCAACGGCTGGAGCCCTGGCTCCCCCCAGACCCAGGAGGCGCCCTGCCCGCAGGTGGCATGGTCCTGGAACACGCTGACCAGCGGAGCTCCTG GCTCGGCGGCCGCCACGCTCCAGCCCGGCCCGCAGCTCTACGACGTGATGGACGCGGTGCCCGTGCGGCGCTGGAAGGAGTTCGTGCGCACCCTGGGGCTGCGCGAGGCGGAGATCGAGGCCGTGGAGGTGGAGGTCGGCCGCTTCCGCGACCAGCAGTACGAGATGCTCAAGCGCTGGCGCCAGCAGCAGCCCGCGGGCTTGGGCGCCGTCTACGCGGCGCTGGAGCGCATGGGGCTGGACGGCTGCGCCGAGGAGCTGCGCAGCCGCCTGCAGCGCGGCCCCTGA
- the TNFRSF25 gene encoding tumor necrosis factor receptor superfamily member 25 isoform X1, with amino-acid sequence MELRLGGYMAAVAAVLLLVLPGARGQHSTPGPPCDCAYNVQKRSGRFCCKGCPAGHYLKAPCPKPCGTATCLPCPRGTFLARENHHETRCTRCRACDEEVSQVAVTNCSTVADTHCGCEPGRFPECLVKPCKVGSPFRCHPCSDCRALHRHTRVPCSASDSDCGTCLPGFYEEGNSCAPCPTSTLGSCPEPCVTVCGWRQMFWVQVLLAGLVVPLLLGAMLTYTYHRCQPCKPGVANEAGTEALTPLQATHLSPRDSTHALLMPLGSSEKVHTVQLVGNGWSPGSPQTQEAPCPQVAWSWNTLTSGAPDPPLPPPPPPPTLSPAPPAGSAAATLQPGPQLYDVMDAVPVRRWKEFVRTLGLREAEIEAVEVEVGRFRDQQYEMLKRWRQQQPAGLGAVYAALERMGLDGCAEELRSRLQRGP; translated from the exons ATGGAGTTGCGGCTGGGGGGCTACATGGCAGCGGTGGCTGCG GTCCTACTCCTTGTGCTGCCGGGCGCCCGGGGCCAGCACAGCACTCCCGGTCCTCCGTGTGACTGTGCCTACAATGTCCAGAAGAGGAGCGGTCGGTTCTGTTGCAAGGGCTGTCCAGCAG GGCACTACCTGAAGGCCCCTTGCCCAAAGCCTTGCGGAACCGCCACCTGCCTTCCGTGCCCCCGGGGCACCTTCCTGGCCAGGGAGAACCACCATGAGACCCGCTGTACCCGCTGCCGGGCCTGTGATGAGGAGG TCTCCCAGGTGGCTGTGACGAACTGCTCAACGGTGGCGGACACCCACTGTGGCTGTGAGCCAGGCCGGTTCCCAGAGTGCTTGGTCAAGCCCTGCAAGGTCGGCTCGCCCTTCCGCTGCCACCCATGCTCAGACTGCAGGGCCCTGCACCGCCACACACGGGTGCCCT GTTCTGCCAGCGATTCGGACTGCGGGACCTGCCTGCCTGGCTTCTATGAAGAGGGCAACAGCTGCGCGCCCTGCCCCAC GAGCACCCTCGGGAGCTGTCCTGAGCCCTGCGTGACTGTTTGTGGCTGGAGGCAGA TGTTCTGGGTCCAGGTGCTCCTGGCTGGCCTGGTGGTCCCGCTCCTGCTTGGTGCTATGCTGACCTACACCTACCACCGCTGCCAGCCTTGCAAGCCCGGAGTTGCCA ATGAAGCTGGGACAGAGGCCCTGACTCCCCTACAG GCCACCCACCTCTCACCCAGGGACAGCACCCACGCCCTCCTAATGCCACTCGGCAGTAGTGAGAAGGTCCACACCGTCCAGCTGGTTGGCAACGGCTGGAGCCCTGGCTCCCCCCAGACCCAGGAGGCGCCCTGCCCGCAGGTGGCATGGTCCTGGAACACGCTGACCAGCGGAGCTCCTG ACCCTCCGctgccgcccccgccgccgcccccgacGCTCTCGCCAGCGCCCCCTGCAGGCTCGGCGGCCGCCACGCTCCAGCCCGGCCCGCAGCTCTACGACGTGATGGACGCGGTGCCCGTGCGGCGCTGGAAGGAGTTCGTGCGCACCCTGGGGCTGCGCGAGGCGGAGATCGAGGCCGTGGAGGTGGAGGTCGGCCGCTTCCGCGACCAGCAGTACGAGATGCTCAAGCGCTGGCGCCAGCAGCAGCCCGCGGGCTTGGGCGCCGTCTACGCGGCGCTGGAGCGCATGGGGCTGGACGGCTGCGCCGAGGAGCTGCGCAGCCGCCTGCAGCGCGGCCCCTGA